A window of Fretibacterium sp. OH1220_COT-178 contains these coding sequences:
- a CDS encoding DUF2157 domain-containing protein, with amino-acid sequence MERILPERFVKRKELNFLLRELALWRDAAIIDEEQASAIERLYAPRRGHFSQILLGLGGMLVGLGLLSAVAANWLDIPRVFRAALILACYLLSLLAAWRMETALPRTSRALLLLGSFVYGGGIFLMAQMFHQGGHWTTALAWWFAGVLPVALLFRDPLQVLLLQVIALVFLWGDYVPMHWLFRRSFGVSVFYPWEFFWVLLWPPQRFLVTLSSWLAWRFLEERRRLGFGMNILITLVFFAFPAAMYFEDLALCLAALSGVGILMVLCAFGERKDDMAGWGILLAGVGGLLLTIPDVWSESPVLEWFPAVSSLFSKMGFALPGTGFAVMSALIFCLLMLGLTSKGHAAATFFFCLLVLRYYFDRFYDFMPKAAFFTVGGLLLIGLGTLMGRLRRRAGRGREVGEEEERT; translated from the coding sequence ATGGAGAGGATCCTCCCCGAGCGCTTCGTCAAGAGGAAGGAGTTGAACTTTCTCTTGCGCGAACTGGCCCTCTGGCGGGACGCCGCGATCATCGACGAGGAGCAGGCCTCGGCCATAGAGAGGCTTTACGCTCCTCGAAGAGGGCATTTTTCGCAGATCCTGTTGGGGCTGGGAGGAATGCTCGTCGGGCTGGGCCTCCTGAGCGCCGTGGCCGCGAACTGGCTGGACATCCCCCGCGTGTTTCGCGCCGCTCTGATCCTGGCCTGCTACCTGCTCTCCCTCCTGGCGGCCTGGCGGATGGAGACGGCATTGCCCCGAACGTCGCGCGCGTTACTCCTGCTGGGAAGTTTCGTCTATGGCGGGGGGATCTTTCTCATGGCCCAGATGTTTCATCAGGGCGGGCACTGGACGACGGCCCTGGCCTGGTGGTTTGCCGGAGTGCTGCCGGTCGCCCTGCTCTTTCGCGACCCCCTCCAGGTGCTTTTGCTTCAGGTGATCGCGCTTGTCTTTCTGTGGGGGGATTACGTGCCGATGCATTGGTTGTTCCGCCGTTCCTTCGGCGTGAGCGTCTTTTACCCATGGGAATTTTTCTGGGTTCTCCTCTGGCCTCCCCAGAGGTTTTTGGTCACGCTTTCTTCGTGGCTGGCCTGGCGGTTCCTGGAGGAACGCAGACGCCTGGGGTTCGGCATGAATATTTTGATCACCCTTGTCTTTTTCGCCTTTCCGGCCGCCATGTACTTTGAGGACCTTGCCCTGTGCCTGGCGGCGCTGAGCGGCGTCGGAATTCTGATGGTTCTCTGTGCGTTTGGAGAGCGAAAAGACGACATGGCGGGATGGGGGATTCTTCTGGCCGGCGTCGGCGGCCTGTTGCTGACGATTCCCGATGTCTGGAGCGAATCCCCCGTGCTCGAATGGTTTCCTGCCGTCAGTTCGTTGTTCTCCAAAATGGGATTCGCTTTGCCCGGAACGGGATTTGCCGTAATGTCGGCCCTGATCTTCTGCCTTCTTATGCTCGGGCTGACCAGCAAGGGGCATGCTGCGGCAACCTTTTTCTTTTGTCTTTTGGTGCTGCGCTATTATTTCGACCGCTTTTACGATTTTATGCCCAAGGCCGCGTTTTTCACGGTGGGGGGCCTGCTGCTGATCGGTCTGGGGACATTGATGGGACGGCTGCGCCGCAGAGCGGGAAGAGGGCGTGAGGTGGGAGAGGAGGAAGAGAGAACATGA